In bacterium BMS3Abin14, the following proteins share a genomic window:
- the crtF gene encoding demethylspheroidene O-methyltransferase, with the protein MKTDLSANDIQQIARGFSSARILLTGVELNIFTLLSEEPLPAVEVVDRLKSDLRATTIFLDALTAMDLLIKKNGAYRTDPALLPLLTTESEESILPGLRHSAHLWKTWSHLTDVVLEGGPAKREEEDRGDRVSSFIGAMHIISSRAAPDIVKAISPENARALIDVGGASGSYTIEFLKTVPGLRATLFDLPDVIPMARERLTEQGLIDRVSLVPGDFNEDNLPGGHDLAFLSAIIHQNSPGQNLALYKNVYNALAPGGRVIVRDYAMSVDRVQPASGALFAVNMLVNTESGNSYTFEEIQGGLEEARFERVKLLQESGMYSLVEGFKPPLGR; encoded by the coding sequence ATGAAAACCGACCTCTCCGCCAATGACATCCAGCAGATCGCACGCGGCTTTTCCAGCGCCCGGATTCTTCTCACCGGGGTTGAGCTGAACATATTCACTCTCCTCTCGGAAGAGCCTCTCCCGGCGGTTGAGGTCGTGGACAGGCTGAAGTCCGACCTCAGGGCAACGACCATATTCCTTGATGCTCTAACTGCCATGGACCTGCTGATAAAGAAGAACGGTGCCTACCGGACCGACCCTGCCCTGCTCCCCCTGCTGACAACGGAATCTGAGGAGTCCATCCTGCCGGGGCTGAGACACAGCGCCCACCTGTGGAAAACCTGGTCTCACCTTACCGACGTTGTGCTTGAGGGAGGACCGGCAAAGAGAGAGGAGGAGGACCGCGGCGATCGCGTCAGCTCCTTTATCGGGGCCATGCATATCATCTCCTCGCGGGCGGCCCCGGACATAGTCAAGGCCATTTCCCCCGAGAATGCGAGGGCGCTCATCGACGTGGGGGGGGCTTCCGGTTCATATACCATAGAGTTTTTGAAAACGGTTCCCGGCCTGCGGGCGACTCTGTTCGACCTGCCGGACGTGATACCCATGGCCCGTGAGCGGCTCACCGAGCAGGGCCTCATTGACAGGGTGTCCCTGGTCCCCGGCGACTTCAACGAGGACAACCTTCCAGGCGGTCACGACCTTGCGTTTCTCTCCGCCATCATCCACCAGAACAGCCCCGGACAGAACTTGGCGCTGTATAAAAATGTCTACAACGCCCTGGCCCCCGGTGGACGGGTCATAGTCAGGGATTACGCCATGTCCGTCGACCGCGTGCAGCCTGCCTCGGGAGCGTTGTTCGCCGTCAACATGCTGGTCAATACGGAAAGCGGCAACAGCTATACCTTCGAAGAGATCCAGGGGGGGCTGGAAGAGGCGAGGTTCGAGAGGGTAAAGCTCCTCCAGGAAAGCGGAATGTATTCACTGGTTGAAGGGTTCAAACCACCTCTGGGGAGGTGA